A part of Aspergillus flavus chromosome 1, complete sequence genomic DNA contains:
- a CDS encoding uncharacterized protein (of unknown function-domain containing protein), with product MSSRLVNRPMDTKQRDKDINQKLQLYGIYQAFKNGKLPSNKQCDVALNSALKSKALSTPPKELSEEGRALIGDVRDVIEQAKRLILSKNDGQLIQEFIWEAQSITGEHVGEKPDVPLSRESAQQDGREALEGLKTLGNLLITNGEFRKLLNDAWILVRDIAGDASQKAANQVRPSEEQLAQVDQPAEDNTWHEKPDYAKHKEQFTSRFRKNKATAEQQANEVTDTAAQAATGDQRQDSAVEIDGRTGAAAGAEKTKEKLSENIPEEQKSRARDLAGKTKGYLSKKMPKERREQAIWRMKKMIIEIQGRADYQRAIETLLSLAEKYGSTTRDVTQQGAGTVKGTRGTDKISKMEKNLRVLIERFANSTSLDDLFDSLENIYRDADRDPELKGWFKNMDTFIRKSLQEQGYVMQEDWDRHYDQLSDHGRYLLRERYRDHTDRILDEVKFIGDQFAQDPQNKAFGEAVEKLFLDLGRDSSGNVSFKPHLLTDLRDVILPGIFENVRYVPIPRIEVSDPMADVVVENLVVESDNLMPNVVEFGSDNYLRWGRKKISSKRDNKIMLSVSGIQADLRDVSYYINKKQGFPSITDQGVMDIFLGGDGFGFKIAASNAQREDRQNFVKLDKVSVKIDSFNIKLKKSKHKALFTIFKPLLFRTVRPVLQRVLEQQIRDAFSRGDAFAYEIHSEVKRAKEAAIEDPANAPNIYSRYLDAARAKMEENKQKAQAVAQRASNTKVQTATTLHDSLFPEIKLPGGISSKATEYKELAERGERWESPIFSIGDAPESSNIPTPADITRKPHTTAQGRISDGNVTNGSAAASGARTSNGSTTIGATNGSAAVTGTSGVTNGATNGVHKANGYGAHGFSDQVDKAFTSNGGYKTTQDGVTATIPGAQHAFNPQTA from the exons ATGTCTTCCCGGCTAGTCAATCGCCCGATGGATACGAAGCAGAGGGACAAG GATATCAatcagaagctgcagctATATGGAATATATCAAG CGTTCAAAAATGGCAAGCTTCCATCG AACAAGCAATGCGACGTTGCTCTAAACAGCGCGCTCAAGTCCAAGGCTCTCTCAACACCACCGAAAGAGTTGTCTGAAGAAGGACGAGCTCTTATTGGAGACGTTCGCGACGTCATTGAGCAGGCGAAGCGCCTCATTCTTAGCAAGAATGACGGCCAATTGATTCAAGAGTTCATCTGGGAGGCCCAGAGCATCACTGGTGAACATGTTGGAGAGAAGCCAGATGTCCCTTTGAGTAGGGAATCGGCTCAGCAGGATGGTAGGGAGGCTCTAGAGGGCTTGAAGACCCTTGGAAACCTCCTGATTACCAATGGAGAGTTTAGGAAGCTCT TGAACGATGCCTGGATCCTTGTCCGCGATATTGCTGGCGATGCGTCGCAGAAAGCTGCCAACCAGGTCCGGCCGTCAGAGGAACAACTAGCACAGGTTGACCAGCCTGCCGAGGATAACACCTGGCATGAGAAGCCTGACTATGCAAAGCATAAAGAGCAGTTCACTTCTCGTTtcaggaagaacaaggccacT GCCGAGCAGCAAGCGAACGAAGTCACCGACACCGCAGCTCAGGCTGCAACTGGTGACCAGCGGCAGGACTCTGCTGTGGAAATTGATGGCCGTACTGGCGCTGCCGCAGGTGCTGAAAAGACCAAGGAAAAGCTTTCCGAGAACATCCCTGAGGAGCAGAAGTCTCGTGCTCGTGATCTCGCTGGCAAGACAAAGGGCTACCtgtcgaagaagatgccCAAGGAACGCCGCGAGCAAGCTATCTGGcgcatgaagaagatgatcatTGAGATCCAGGGTCGTGCCGACT ATCAACGCGCGATCGAGACCTTGTTATCTCTCGCGGAGAAGTATGGCAGTACTACTAGGGATGTAACCCAACAGGGTGCTGGAACTGTTAAGGGTACTCGGGGCACTGATAAGATCAGCAAAATGGAGAAGAACCTACGG GTTTTGATCGAGCGTTTCGCGAACAGCACGTCTTTAGACGATCTCTTTGACTCGCTGGAGAATATCTATCGAGATGCAGACAGAGATCCTGAGCTCAAGGGATGGTTCAAAAACATGGACACATTCATTCG GAAATCTCTCCAGGAACAAGGCTACGTCATGCAGGAAGACTGGGACCGTCATTATGATCAGCTCTCCGACCATGGCCGTTATTTGTTGCGCGAACGCTACAGGGACCATACAGACCGCATTCTTGACGAAGTCAAGTTTATTGGTGATCAGTTCGCCCAGGACCCCCAAAACAAAGCCTTTGGAGAAGCGGTTGAGAAACTGTTCCTTGACCTCGGCCGGGACTCAAGCGGTAACGTTTCTTTCAAGCCGCACCTTCTTACGGACCTTAGGGATGTTATTTTGCCTGGCATTTTTGAAAATGTCCGCTATGTCCCTATCCCTCGTATTGAGGTGTCAGACCCCATGGCTGATGTG GTCGTGGAAAACCTTGTCGTCGAGAGTGATAACTTGATGCCGAATGTTGTCGAGTTCGGCAGTGACAACTACCTCCGCTGGGGACGCAAGAAGATCAGCAGCAAGAGAGACAATAAGATCATGctttctgtttctggaaTCCAGGCTGACTTGCGAG ATGTCAGTTACTACATCAACAAGAAACAAGGATTCCCTTCCATAACGGATCAAGGAGTTATGGATATCTTCTTGGGCGGCGATGGCTTCGGCTTCAAAATCGCAGCTTCCAATGCCCAAAGGGAAGACCGTCAGAACTTCGTCAAGTTGGACAAAGTGTCCGTGAAGATCGACTCCTTCAACATCAAattgaagaagtccaagcaCAAGGCTCTGTTCACAATCTTCAAGCCATTGCTTTTCCGCACTGTTCGCCCCGTTCTGCAGAGGGTCCTCGAGCAGCAGATCCGCGATGCATTCTCTAGGGGAGATGCCTTTGCCTATGAGATCCACAGCGAGGTCAAGCGCGCAAAGGAAGCCGCCATCGAGGATCCCGCAAACGCGCCTAACATCTACTCCCGCTACCTGGATGCCGCGCGcgccaagatggaagaaaacaagcaaaaggCACAGGCTGTCGCCCAGCGCGCATCTAACACTAAGGTCCAGACGGCAACGACGCTTCACGATTCCCTCTTCCCCGAGATCAAGCTTCCTGGTGGCATCTCCAGCAAGGCCACTGAGTATAAGGAGCTCGCGGAGAGGGGAGAACGCTGGGAATCACCCATCTTCAGTATCGGCGATGCACCTGAGTCCTCCAACATCCCAACCCCGGCTGATATCACCCGCAAGCCACACACCACCGCCCAAGGCCGTATATCCGATGGCAACGTGACCAACGGTAGCGCAGCAGCTAGCGGCGCACGCACTTCCAACGGTTCCACCACCATCGGGGCAACGAACGGCTCCGCTGCCGTTACAGGAACAAGTGGAGTTACTAACGGTGCCACCAATGGTGTCCACAAGGCAAACGGCTACGGTGCTCACGGCTTCTCCGACCAGGTCGACAAAGCCTTCACTTCAAATGGCGGCTACAAGACCACCCAGGATGGTGTCACCGCTACCATCCCGGGAGCTCAACATGCTTTCAACCCCCAGACTGCTTAA
- a CDS encoding phosphoribosyl-aminoimidazole carboxylase (phosphoribosylaminoimidazole carboxylase) translates to MWNSPKVGILGGGQLGRMLVESANRLNIQCNVLDAENSPAKQISSHDGHVTGSFKEREAVRELAKTCDVVTAEIEHVDTYALEEIASQVKIEPSWQAIRTIQNKFNQKEHLRKYGIPMAEHRELAENTPEELAKVGEQLGYPMMLKSKTMAYDGRGNYRVNSKEDIPEALEALKDRPLYAEKWAYFKMELAVMVVKTKDDVLSYPTVETVQEDSICKLVYAPARNVSDAINQKAQELARKAVAAFDGKGVFGVEMFLLEDDSLILCEIASRIHNSGHYTIEGCPLSQFDTHIRAILDLPIPPKSLELRQPSIMLNIIGGAAPDTHLKAAEHALSIPNASIHLYSKGAAKPGRKMGHITVTAPTMHEAETHIQPLIDVVDEIRSQRSDIKTQPQKSGPSKPAPSVAVIMGSDSDLKTLVPGLKLLKEYFGIEPAVDITSAHRTPEYMAEYSASAAARGIKVIIAAAGGAAHLPGMAAAHTALPVIGVPVKGSSLDGVDSLYSIVQMPRGVPVATVGINNSINAALLAARILGSFDPAIQRKVEAYAEQAKTENLDFKGTKMRELGWEKYFEQM, encoded by the exons ATGTGGAACTCTCCTAAGGTGGGAATCCTCGGCGGAGGCCAATTGGGCCGCATGCTGGTCGAGTCCGCCAACCGATTGAACATTCAATGCAACGTGCTCGATGCGGAGAACTCCCCGGCCAAGCAGATCAGTAGCCACGATGGCCACGTTACCGGTTCTTTCAAGGAGCGCGAGGCCGTTCGGGAACTGGCCAAGACCTGCGACGTTGTGACGGCAGAGATTGAACATGTCGATACCTACGCCCTGGAGGAGATTGCCTCTCAGGTCAAGATTGAACCCAGCTGGCAAGCGATTCGGACGATCCAGAACAAGTTCAACCAGAAGGAGCACCTGCGGAAATATGGTATTCCCATGGCGGAGCATCGCGAGCTGGCCGAGAACACTCCCGAAGAATTGGCCAAGGTCGGCGAACAGCTTGGATATCCTATGATGTTGAAGTCGAAGACTATGGCTTACGACGGACGTG GAAACTATCGTGTTAACTCTAAGGAGGATATCCCCGAGGCCCTTGAAGCGCTTAAGGACCGCCCATTGTATGCAGAGAAGTGGGCTTACTTCAAGATG GAATTGGCCGTCATGGTCGTAAAGACCAAGGATGATGTCCTGTCATACCCTACCGTCGAGACCGTCCAAGAAGACTCGATATGCAAACTCGTCTATGCCCCCGCGCGCAACGTGTCCGACGCCATCAACCAGAAAGCCCAGGAGTTAGCACGTAAGGCCGTCGCAGCCTTCGACGGAAAGGGTGTTTTTGGTGTCGAAATGTTCCTCCTCGAAGACGACAGTCTGATCCTGTGCGAAATTGCTAGCCGCATTCACAACTCCGGTCACTACACCATTGAAGGTTGCCCCCTGTCTCAATTCGATACCCATATCCGCGCCATCCTCGATCTCCCCATCCCTCCTAAGAGCCTCGAGCTCCGTCAACCCTCCATCATGCTCAACATCATCGGCGGTGCCGCCCCCGACACACACCTCAAGGCCGCAGAGCATGCTCTCTCCATCCCCAACGCCAGCATCCATCTCTACAGCAAGGGCGCCGCCAAACCAGGCCGCAAGATGGGCCATATCACTGTCACCGCGCCGACCATGCACGAAGCCGAGACACACATCCAGCCCCTGATCGACGTGGTCGACGAGATCCGCTCCCAGCGCAGCGACATCAAGACCCAGCCCCAGAAGTCGGGCCCCTCGAAGCCTGCACCCTCCGTGGCCGTCATCATGGGCTCGGACAGCGATCTCAAGACCCTCGTTCCAGGACTCAAGCTCCTTAAAGAGTACTTCGGCATCGAACCCGCAGTCGACATCACCTCCGCTCACCGCACCCCGGAGTACATGGCCGAATACTCCGCCAGTGCCGCTGCCCGCGGTATCAAGGTTATCATCGCCGCTGCTGGCGGCGCCGCCCATCTCCCCGGTATGGCCGCCGCTCACACCGCTCTTCCTGTGATCGGTGTCCCAGTCAAGGGCAGCTCCTTGGATGGTGTCGACAGTCTGTACAGCATCGTGCAGATGCCCAGAG GTGTCCCTGTCGCCACCGTCGgaatcaacaacagcattAACGCCGCTCTCCTGGCCGCCAGAATCCTGGGCTCCTTTGATCCAGCCATTCAGCGCAAGGTGGAGGCGTATGCTGAGCAGGCTAAGACCGAGAATCTCGACTTCAAGGGCACTAAGATGCGCGAACTCGGTTGGGAAAAGTACTTTGAGCAAATGTGA
- a CDS encoding putative copper-transporting ATPase (cation transport ATPase) gives MLGAEVDGSSAARSPAHMATTTVNVEGMTCGACTSAVEGAFKGVDGVGEVSVSLMMGRAVVHHDPNVLSPDKVAEIIEDSGFDATIISTDSPAGPSGDTTTVKEKGSMVSTTTLAIEGMTCGACTSAVEGGLKEVAGVKSVNVSLLSERAVVEHDASTVTPDQLAEIIEDRGFGARVLDTAAPQSGASQETTETTSRLMVTTVSIDGMTCGACTSSIENIFSGVDGLVQFNISLLAERAIITHDPVALPSKSIVNMIDDAGFEATILSSEPQAPVSSAVGRVILNLHGLRDALSAGALEESLLQKPGISSASVDIPTSRITVLYDSSVIGVRSVVVAIEAAGYNALLADTDDTNAQLESLAKTKEVQEWKRSFLFSVSFAVPVFVINMLLPMYLRPLDFGKVQLIPGLYLGDVACLLLTIPVQFGVGKRFYISSYKSLKHRSPTMDVLVVLGTSAAFFYSVFTMVMALIIAPHKRPSTVFDTSTMLITFITLGRWLENRAKGQTSAALSRLMSLAPSMTTIYDDPIAAEKMAEEWEASRTGNGEQKSTSDNERPGPGHQIIPTELIEVGDIVVLRPGDKVSADGIVIRGESYVDESMITGEALPIHKAKGSAVIAGTVNGTSSVDFKVTRAGKDTQLSQIVKLVQDAQTSRAPIQRMADTVAGYFVPAIISLGLITFFGWMVMSHLLPHPPKIFLADDNGGKLMVCLKLCISVIVFACPCALGLSTPTAVMVGTGVGAQQGILVKGGAILEAATKITHVVFDKTGTLTTGKMSVAEAKIERHWTSNEWRRKLWWLIVGLAEMNSEHPIGKAIFSAAKTESGHPDEGGLPGSLGDFDACVGKGISALVEPASSAERARYRVLIGNATFLRSRDISVPESAEAADSDMATSKVPAGITRIHVAIDDQYTGTLLLRDTVKVTAVAAVAALHRMGISTSLITGDTHATAISIANAVGISPESVHASVSPSDKQSIISSLEASGERVAMVGDGINDSPALATASIGIALASGTDVAMEAADIVLMRPDDLLSVPASLSLSRAVFNRIRMNLVWACMYNVIGLPFAMGLFLPFGGYMLPPMAAGAAMAASSISVVVSSLLLKFWRRPRWMDAEKLEKQVEMGNLSFRGSCKSWWEAALSVSGSSGRVGPLRWIQGTRFWFFVTGKPSGRLDSDEGYVPLQTVEPAV, from the coding sequence ATGTTAGGCGCCGAGGTTGATGGCTCTTCCGCCGCCCGATCGCCAGCGCATATGGCAACCACCACAGTAAATGTGGAGGGAATGACGTGCGGCGCGTGCACGTCCGCCGTAGAGGGCGCTTTTAAAGGTGTGGATGGTGTTGGCGAAGTGTCGGTGAGCTTGATGATGGGCAGGGCTGTGGTACACCATGATCCAAACGTACTATCGCCGGACAAAGTCGCCGAAATAATCGAGGATAGCGGCTTTGATGCGACGATTATCTCTACAGATAGCCCAGCGGGCCCATCGGGTGATACAACTACAGTTAAAGAGAAGGGATCAATGGTCTCAACTACCACATTAGCGATTGAAGGGATGACATGTGGTGCCTGCACATCAGCGGTCGAGGGGGGTTTGAAGGAGGTAGCTGGCGTGAAATCGGTCAATGTTTCATTGCTCTCGGAGCGGGCGGTTGTAGAACACGATGCATCTACTGTTACACCCGATCAGCTTGCAGAAATCATTGAAGACCGTGGCTTTGGCGCTAGGGTGCTGGACACCGCTGCGCCTCAGAGCGGAGCTTCGCAGGAGACCACTGAAACTACGTCGCGACTGATGGTCACTACTGTTTCTATAGACGGTATGACATGCGGCGCATGCACGTCAAGTATCGAAAACATTTTCAGTGGTGTGGATGGCTTGGTCCAATTCAATATAAGCTTGCTCGCCGAGCGCGCTATCATCACTCATGATCCCGTGGCTTTACCGTCTAAGAGCATCGTAAATATGATTGACGATGCTGGTTTTGAAGCGACCATTCTGTCTTCTGAACCGCAAGCTCCTGTCTCGAGTGCCGTAGGCCGAGTCATACTGAACCTTCATGGCTTACGAGACGCACTCTCGGCGGGTGCTCTAGAGgaatctcttcttcagaagCCAGGTATATCCTCAGCATCGGTAGACATCCCTACCTCGCGGATAACGGTATTATATGACAGTTCGGTCATCGGGGTTCGCTCGGTTGTGGTGGCGATTGAAGCTGCCGGATACAACGCCCTGCTTGCGGACACGGATGACACCAATGCGCAACTGGAATCCCTGGCCAAGACAAAGGAGGTCCAGGAGTGGAAGCGCTCCTTCTTGTTTTCTGTCTCATTTGCTGTCCCTGTGTTTGTCATTAATATGCTACTGCCTATGTACCTTCGCCCTCTCGACTTTGGCAAAGTACAGTTAATTCCTGGCCTCTACCTTGGAGATGTTgcttgccttcttctcactATCCCAGTGCAGTTTGGTGTCGGGAAACGATTCTATATCTCCAGCTATAAATCTCTAAAACATCGCTCGCCGACCATGGATGTGCTCGTCGTGTTGGGCACATCCGCCGCGTTTTTCTACAGTGTCTTTACAATGGTGATGGCCTTGATTATTGCGCCTCATAAGCGGCCCAGCACAGTATTTGATACGAGCACGATGCTGATCACGTTCATAACACTTGGTCGCTGGTTGGAGAACAGAGCTAAAGGACAAACTTCCGCCGCGCTCTCCCGGCTAATGTCGCTGGCCCCGTCGATGACGACCATCTACGATGACCCAATCgcggcggagaagatggcagAAGAATGGGAAGCCTCCAGAACCGGTAACGGCGAGCAGAAGTCAACATCTGATAATGAAAGGCCTGGGCCAGGACACCAAATTATCCCAACTGAACTGATTGAGGTTGGTGACATTGTCGTTCTTCGCCCTGGAGATAAAGTTTCTGCAGACGGCATCGTTATTCGAGGTGAAAGCTATGTTGATGAAAGCATGATTACTGGTGAAGCTCTGCCAATCCACAAGGCCAAGGGTAGCGCTGTGATCGCTGGGACAGTGAACGGCACGAGTTCTGTTGACTTCAAGGTCACACGAGCAGGCAAAGATACACAATTGAGTCAAATCGTCAAGCTTGTCCAGGACGCCCAAACAAGCCGGGCACCTATTCAACGCATGGCTGATACCGTTGCAGGATACTTCGTCCCAGCAATTATTAGCCTTGGATTGATCACGTTCTTTGGTTGGATGGTAATGAGCCACTTGTTACCGCACCCGCCCAAGATTTTCCTCGCGGACGATAATGGTGGTAAGCTCATGGTCTGTCTGAAGTTGTGCATATCGGTCATTGTATTCGCCTGTCCCTGTGCTCTGGGTCTTAGCACCCCGACAGCAGTTATGGTTGGCACCGGAGTTGGTGCTCAGCAAGGAATTCTCGTCAAAGGCGGTGCTATTCTTGAAGCTGCCACAAAGATTACTCACGTGGTTTTCGACAAAACAGGAACTTTGACTACTGGGAAAATGAGCGTGGCTGAGGCTAAGATTGAACGTCACTGGACTTCGAATGAATGGCGCCGAAAACTCTGGTGGCTGATCGTTGGCCTCGCAGAGATGAACAGCGAGCATCCTATTGGCAAGGCAATATTCTCCGCGGCTAAGACAGAGTCCGGCCATCCTGACGAAGGTGGGCTGCCGGGTAGCTTGGGCGATTTTGACGCGTGTGTTGGAAAAGGCATATCTGCTTTGGTCGAGCCTGCATCCAGTGCCGAGCGCGCTCGGTACCGCGTCTTAATTGGAAATGCCACGTTTTTGAGGTCCAGAGACATTTCAGTACCGGAATCCGCCGAGGCTGCGGATTCTGATATGGCGACGTCAAAGGTTCCTGCTGGTATTACAAGGATTCATGTGGCAATCGATGACCAGTACACGGGAACGCTCTTGCTCCGAGACACTGTCAAGGTAACCGCGGTAGCAGCGGTTGCAGCTTTGCACCGTATGGGTATCTCCACATCGCTCATCACAGGTGATACGCACGCTACCGCTATATCCATCGCGAACGCTGTTGGCATCTCGCCCGAATCTGTCCACGCCTCTGTCTCTCCCTCCGACAAGCAATCTATAATCTCATCACTGGAAGCATCAGGCGAACGGGTTGCCATGGTCGGCGATGGAATCAACGATTCTCCAGCCTTGGCCACCGCATCTATCGGTATCGCGCTTGCTTCTGGTACAGACGTCGCTATGGAGGCAGCCGACATTGTCCTGATGCGACCCGACGATCTCCTATCCGTACCCGCAAGTCTGTCACTTTCTCGAGCTGTCTTCAACCGCATCCGAATGAACCTCGTATGGGCCTGCATGTACAACGTCATTGGTCTGCCTTTCGCCATGGGCCTATTCCTCCCCTTCGGTGGATACATGCTACCCCCCATGGCGGCCGGCGCAGCAATGGCAGCATCAAGCATCTCGGTCGTGGTGAGCAGCCTTCTCCTTAAATTCTGGCGCCGACCACGCTGGATGGATGCcgagaagctcgagaagCAGGTCGAAATGGGCAATCTCAGCTTCCGTGGCTCCTGCAAGAGTTGGTGGGAAGCAGCCCTCTCCGTCAGTGGATCCAGTGGTCGTGTTGGACCGTTACGATGGATCCAAGGCACAAGGTTTTGGTTCTTTGTTACTGGTAAACCATCGGGTCGTTTGGATTCGGACGAAGGCTACGTCCCGTTGCAGACCGTTGAACCTGCCGTCTAA